The stretch of DNA CAACTTTATAACCTTATTAGACtaataataaagtattattatattttttctaatataaaaagcccaaaatatcatttaaaacgagataatttcagaaaaataattttaaactttttaatgttttttttaaactcGTTTCACGTTCtcatataaacaatttttttttatcaccgcACATATTATCATTAGTGTGAAAGtctataaatcaattattttggctaaaacatattttaactttAGGCTAATTACATGATACTTGTAACACGGGAAATAAGAGGTGTAACAACcaatatttgaaacaatttatattacttcaataaataaaaatatatttactaaacTTTTCAAGTGTATCCATAGTGAAATTACACTCATATAAGAAATGCGTATAAGAGACTAGttacacttaattaaaaatgcaaaatactgtatacttttaaaattcaaataacatttacccaatcataaaatagttcaatttagaaattttattttttagcaaaatatataaaatatataacatatatcaCAATTTGATACcgagaatttaaataattaaatatttataaggaACTAcacaaattttttctttaattttgacagatgatatttatttacaaaaacaattttaaaaacatttgtaaattatataaattattgtttaaatagTTACCAAAAATCTAcatctctcaatttttttaacattgcaTATAAGCCAGTTGTTTTTAACAAAAGTATCTATTTAATAAGTTAGTAtctctttataaatatttttcatacccATATGTCAGCACTAGAAAAACTAGTTTAATATCTACTATAGAAAAATTCACAAAACAAatgttttttagttattttaatttttggttaaaaaaattaaaagacttAAATTTGTATTACGAATCTTACGTTTTTCTTATGtgtaatagtaatatatttttatgtagtttttaatatatattttttcacaagatTTAACTTAACCTTATTATTTTAACTGGGATTAACAGGCATACAAATACTTAAaggcttaattatcattttggtcctctaatttaTTGGGTTGGTTCACTttggtccccttattatttttaggttcaatttggtcctctaattctttaaaaagttcaatttggtccctgccgttaagtcaactttaacaccgtctccgtacatgccacgtgtcattttgtggaattttcaatttttttttatttttattttttattttttttttattttttaatttttttttaaattaaactgccacgtgtcaccttatggttgtgacacgtgtcatcttatggttgtgacacgtgttactttgagattttttatttaaaaaatgtactgtactgccacgtggcaagtcacgattgtgccacgtgtcaaactaacatttgttgttttcaatttagtccctctatttacaattttgattcaatttagtcccccaattttttaagatgattcaattttgtcctctctaatttgataccaaattagtaattaagcttaattacaacttatatatacatattaaaataatttttattatatttatagattaaattactccatctaactattcaaattattatttttttttacatgtataaaaactttcaagtgtaaaaaattacaagtgaaaaatataacaaatgaaataacatgagtatttagggagtaatttgatgtataaatggtaaaaaattatttaaacatgaatgtataaattgtaattaagcttaattattaatttggtctcaaattggagaggacaaaattaaatcattttaaaaaattgagggactaaattgaatcaaaattgtaaaaagagggactaaattgaaaacaatgttAGTTTGATATGTGGCACAATCGTGacctgccacgtgtcacaaccataagatgacacgtgtcacaaccataaggtgacacgtgacagtttaattttttttaaagaaaatttaaaaaaaaaaattaaaaaaatttaaaaaaagataaaataaaaatttgaaaattccacaaaatgacacgtggcatgtacggaGACGGTGTTAAAATTGACTTAACggcaaggaccaaattgaaccttttaaagaattaaagaaccaaattgaacctaaaaataataaggagACCAAAGTGAACCAACTCAATAAATTAGGGgccaaaatgataattaagccatacttaaaaatattcataagttTAAATTAATCAGATGAATTTAAAAATCTCGATCAAACCAAatggattaaattaaacaaaaaacaagACATTAAAAGTGTGTGTTGGTGCTAGGGTTTAAAGATTCGAAGTCGTGGTAGTCTTCATCTTCCTCGTACGCACCTGCGAGATTCCTCTGTCCTCACTCAAGGTATCATCAATCTCATTTTTGTTTCTCACGCCATCTTCTTCTCACTGTCATGGTTGAAAAAGGAATTAAACACGTTTCAATTTGCCTATGACgttttttaattctttcatTGTTTGTTAGGGTTAGCGATGCGGCGTAACAGTCCTGCATACTACAGTCCTCCGCGGCGAGGATACGGTGGCCGTGGAGGAGGGTCCAACAGAAGGGGATTCGGTGGAGGCAGGCGCAGGGACAACAACAATGGAAGCCTCTTGGTTCGGAACATTCCTCTCGATTGCAGACCTGAGGAGCTTCGTGTTCCTTTCGAGCGATTCGGACCTGTTCGTGATGTTTACATACCCAAGGATTATTACTCTGGGTGAGCcactttaattaattgattatttcagAACGGCTAGGGTTTACTTCAAGTAAAGAACTTTTTAGGGCTAGGTTTTGTTTCTGATTCAAATTGAAGGAGTATGTTGAGTAAGTAATTGTTTCGGGGTGTCAAAGTGCTGCTGGGTGCAGATGTTAACCTCGATTTTGATTTAAGTCGAGTTTGGATAAATTTCTCGATATGCACTTAGAGGAGAATGGAATAAGAAgatcaattgaaataattttttatcataaataaaattagctTATGCATGAGAGGAAGTCAACAACATGTGGAAAAGCTAAATGAGAGAGCTTTTCTACCAATTAGCTTATgcatatgttaattttaatttgtgaaaGAAGCTTATttcattttaccttttttttgttcttttatgtGTTTATTGAGAAGTTTGTCCAAATTGACGTAaatgttattcttttatttatttattggatTGTTGAATTGATCTTGGACTGGTTTGTCAGGGGGTATGTTGGTTTGAAATTGttcaagttaaaacaagaaCAAGCCCCACGTTTGAAGAGGAGATCTACTAACTCTTTTAACATATTGGTCCTCAAGTGTGTTAGTGTTCATACATCATACCAagagaaattatataaatacacaTCTCAATGAATGCAAGATTGGTTGGTTGGTTCTTGTCCCAATTGAAGGCTTCGTGcagttttttttagtttgttgtGGGAGCTTTGAGTTCAAGTGCTTCTTGTAAGTATAATGAGAGTGTTGAAGAATTTTTGAAGTCTCTCCCGTTTACTACTTGAGTGTAAGTAAAGGAAAGGCCCGATCACAACTAAGCTTTTGGATTTTTAGAAGATTTAGTAAATTCAGCATCCGCTGCTGTGTGTAAAGAAAGCTATACTAAGTAATGTGATTTGAGGTGGTTTACTGGGGTATGCAAATTCTGCCTAGTCAGCATATTCTACAATCTGTCTGCCAATGTTTTTCTAGCAGTGTTAGAATGAAGCTCCACTTTTTTCCCATACAGAGAACCTCGAGGCTTTGCATTTGTGCAGTTTGTGGATCCTTATGATGCCTCAGAGGCACAGTACCATATGAACAGACAGATTTTTGCTGGAAGGGAAATATCTGTGGTTGTTGCTGAAGAGACAAGAAAAAGACCAGAGGAGATGCGACACAGGACCAGGACCaggtatttttgttttttacctTCTCATCACTGTATggattttattttgtcttaactattttcctttaaatatatttatatggtTTTTGTATTTTGCAGAGGACCAGCAGGCTATGGAGGCCGAAGGTCTTCTCATTATGGTAATATTAGTtgtcaaatatatataacttgggCTTTCCTTTGTCAGATATGAAATTCTGTTTCACCTGCAACTGTTGCgcattttttattcttcttccaCGTTAGGACATTTGTCCATGTAGGGTGAACATGAGAATGAAATGATAATTTAGATGAATATCTGATTGAATTGATAATTTGATTATCTTTGTTTACTGTTTATCGGTTATCAAGAAATAATTGTTGTTTGTCATGATTGTGACTGTTGCAATAGTTAATCTCCAGTCTTAGCATTAGTGGATTTAACACATATTTTAATCTAATCTGATGTATAGGAGCAAtggtattattttttctttcttatagtTGTGTATCAAGACTTTGTTATTCTCTTAAATTGTGTTATCATAATGGTTGCTCCAGTTATAATTGTTTGTGAGGACTTCTGAACCTCTATGGAACCTTGCTGTTTCTCTAGAAgctaatttaattaacatactAGTTAGCTTACTGAAAACCATTTTAAGGATTTCCTTACTTTGGAGCTGGATTCCATCAACCATTATTGTGATGGGGAACTGAAAACAGCTAACTTGTTAAGTTCAGActtaataactatttttgtttCACCGGATGCTTCAAATTTTTGAAGAATTGAGCAATATTTAAGTCTGCTCTTCTGTTTTCTTGACAAGACCTAGCCTTTTTGTTTATCAGGGCGTTCTCGATCTCGCTCAGTTTCTAGATCACGCTCACCACCTTATCATGGAGGTTCTAGAAGTCGGTATCGTTCAAGGCAAGTTTCTTCAAAGTTCAAAGTGCCTTCGTTTATAGTTCAGTGAAGCATGTTAtccatgtttttaattttata from Vigna unguiculata cultivar IT97K-499-35 chromosome 8, ASM411807v1, whole genome shotgun sequence encodes:
- the LOC114195556 gene encoding serine/arginine-rich SC35-like splicing factor SCL30; its protein translation is MRRNSPAYYSPPRRGYGGRGGGSNRRGFGGGRRRDNNNGSLLVRNIPLDCRPEELRVPFERFGPVRDVYIPKDYYSGEPRGFAFVQFVDPYDASEAQYHMNRQIFAGREISVVVAEETRKRPEEMRHRTRTRGPAGYGGRRSSHYGRSRSRSVSRSRSPPYHGGSRSRYRSRSYSPAPRRQSDYSVSPRRQPEHPRSPRGPPRERDGDLKRRSYSPAYGNGIEQNQSNGYAEKSMYKSEADRGQWKSSRSPLGSRSRSADLSPRRGR